TTAAGTCTGGCAAAAAGATTTTCCGCCAAATGACGCAGTTTATATAGATACGAATCGAATTCTGGATTTGGTTTCCTGCTATTGGATTTGCGAGGAATAATCGGAATCATTTTTGCCTCCCTGGCCCGTTCCCGAATTGACTCCGCATCATAGCCCTTGTCCGCTATTAAATTTTCTGCAGTACCTATTTTTTATATGAGCTTATCAGCAACTTTGGAGTCGTGCACTTCACCCCCAGTGATTTCAAAATCGATCGGATTTCCATGCGCATCGGCGGCCATGTGAATCTTTGTAGTAGCTCCTCCTCGGGATATGCCAATGGCGCGTTCTTCGCCAATCCTGGCTCCGCTTGCATGCTGGTGAGCGCGGACATGACTTCCATCGGCGAATACCCGTTCCGTATCAATTTCGCCCCGCAGCTTAAAAAAATTTCTCCCATAGCCCTTTTTTGGCCCAACGATTAAACCGATTATAAGCCGTCTTCCATGGACATAACTCTGCGGGTATATCCCTCCAAGGTGCGCCAGTTCGTAATTTCCATAAGATCGCTTCCATTACATCACGATCATTCCTCCACCGGTGACAACCTTTTGCTCGCATTGCGTTCTTTAGTTGCTCCCAAATTGAATCACTTATTACTCGTCTAAGCATTTGTGATATCCCCCCATATAAAGAAATATCACAAATTAACAAAATCCCGAAGTTCTCAACTAATTACTGCCAAATGAGGACACACCCTAATAATAAAAAGGAATCGTAAATGAACCCATCAGGTAATCATCGCATTTGACCCGGCCACTAAATATCGACTTTCAGGTGGCCGGTGACATTGAAATGACTGCTCTTTGAAAGAAGGTATGAATAAGCATCTACAAGCCGCGGTGTTTGCCTTGTTTTGTCAGAATTGGTGTAGCCTCGTACAATAAACCTTTGAAGTAGCTCGGCCATCTGCTCCGGACTGCCTCGATCTGTAGTATGAAACCATTGTTCGTACAGATGCTCAAAGTTGATTGTGTCAGGACTGTAGTTGAATTCATAGGCTCCAGCCTCAATCTTTGTTGCTTCAATATCTGAAAACCGCCAGAGAAAATTGGTTGCAGAACGGATGTCACAGTTTTCAAAGCGTTGACCATACCCCTTTTTACTTACCAGTCATAACCTCACAAATCAGTGGTTGTTGACAAGCGTTATTTTTATACTTCAGCGCAAATTCGTAAGGCGTATCGTAGTTGAGAGAACTATGTGGCCTGTTCTTGTTATAGTCCTCTTTCCAGATTGCCGCTTTATTCCTTGCGTCGTTCACATCATAAAACAGATGCTGGTTCAAAAACTCATCCCGAAGTCTTCCGTTAAACGACTCTCTGAAAGCGTTCTGAACTGGCTTGCCTGGATCTATAAAATCCAGCTTTATCCCGTTCCTGTAGGCCCATTCATGCAACGCCTTGCCGGTAAACTCCGGCCCGTTATCGCAAACGATCATTTCGGGCTTTCCATGTAGCTCGATCGCCAAGTCAAGAAACTCTGTGACCGCCTCTCCACCGATGGACCTGCCAGCCTCGACTCCCAGAGCTTCACGGGTAAAGTCGTCGCCGAGCGTAAAGAACTTCAGCCTTCGGTTGTCGTTCGTCTGGTCAAATAAAAAATCCATGGACCATCTCTCGTTCGGTCTGCTCGCAGGCGGCGTTACGATCCGTAAATGACTGACTCTCTTCTTTCGCTTCTTCATCCTGAGACTCAAATTAAGCTCCCTATATACCCGTTCTGTCCGTTTATGATTTACGACCAATCCTTCTCTCTTCAAAACTGCATGCAATATCGGCTGACCCCACCTAGGCCGTTCCGCTGCCAGCTCTTTCATCCGTTCTTTTAAGGCATTATCCTTGTCAGGAAATAGCCTACAGTAGCGGTATGTCTCCCTATGCAACTCAACTATCTTGCAGGCCCGCCGCTCACTTGTCTCATATGCTTTTACATACCTTGCGGCTTCTCTTCGCTCAACGGGCCTTACCAGTTTTTTGACAGAACGTCCTTTAGTGCCGTGTTATCAAGCGTCAGATCGGCTACTATCCGCTTTAACTTCCGGTTCTCTTCTTCCAAAGCCCGTAATCGCTTGGCATCGGTTACTTCCATTCCACGAAACTTCTTTCTCCACTGATAGAACGTCCACATGCTGACGCCTTTCTCGCGGCAAATGTCCTCCGCCTTCTTACCGGCTTCCGCTTCCTTTAGCGCTCCGATGATTTGCTCCTCAGTGTGCCTCGTCCTATTCATGGTATCTCCTTTCGGCCCTTTCAGGGCCTATTATACCACTCCTTTTGAGGTCTCAACTGGTAAAGTTATTGGGGGGATGGTCGCTAATGGGTGACCCCATTTACCGTAGGATTCCAACTTGGATTTTAATCGTGGGAAAATATTTCTACAGTAGATTATTTGGCGCAACTGTGATTACGGATAAACCAAGTTCGAACTTTACGATAGCAGGAACCCAGGAAGCAAGACCCTGCATCGCAAGATGCGGGGTTTTGTTTTCTGGGGTTGTTGATGAAGATTCGAATCTTCAGCCAAAGGCAGACCGGGTTCGACTGTGCCGCCGCACCGAAGTTGGCGCGGCATTTTTTAATGATGCGATGTTTCTGTTCCATCTAAAAAAACCGTGCAATTGTTCACTGACGCATTTGGCCTTGTGGTAGACGGATGATTTTGTTAAACGGTTTTTAATCATCGTTATGCCTAAGGACCGACAAATAGATATTCCGGCGTTCGGAAAGGTGCATTGCATCAGCAGGATGGAGACCCTATTTATCGCAAAAGAAGTGCTTCAAGAAAGGGAATATCTGAAGCACGGCATCAAGCTTCGCCGTGGCGACACTGTCTTCGATATTGGGGCAAATATAGGCATATTCACTCTTCTGGCGCACCGCGAATGCGGAGAGAAAGCAAAGATATTCTCTTTCGAACCGATCCCCGCCATCTTTAAGGTCCTTTCCAAGAACGCCAATCGCTACTGTAAAAGCGGTGTAAAACTCTTCAATATGGGAATGACATCCAAGGACGGCCCCAAAAGGGCGGCGTTCGAGTTCTTTACGGAACTGCCAGGGAATTCAAGAAGATGTTCCTATTCAAGTGAAAATAAAAGACGGAGAGGCGGCTTTGGTCCTTTTTTGGATAGGTCGGTAAAGGTCAAATGTGATATGACGACCGTTTCAAATGTCATTAAAGAACACAGCATAGCAAAGATAGACCTTTTGAAGATAGACGTCGAAGGGGCCGAAATGGAAGTGCTACGTGGCATAGACAATGGCCACTGGCCTCTGATACGCCAGATATCTATGGAGCTCCACGGCCCGCGGAGAGCGGTTGGAGCTATAGCGAAACGTTTGAGGTTAAAGGGCTTCTTGATATCGGTCGAAAGAGCGGAACTTCTTAGAAAGATCGGGATCGATAATCATATGCTATATGCAAAGCGGGTCCGCGATTAGGAACGAGATCATCTTGGATGTAAAATAAGAATATGAAACAGGTGCCATAAGCTACGCCCCTCCATGATAACTTTGTTAGTTCCGGTCCTTATCAAATCGTATCTGTTTTACAAGTTTATTATCAGACGACGTTTTTTCCGCTTGACTGGGCCTTTTAATTGTCTTAGGCGCATAATATGCAAGTTTGTTGATTTTGTCATTCCCGCGAAAGCGGGGGATCTAATTTAAGGGAGCTCTGAAAAAAAGCGGATTATGCTTATGCACCAGACTCTTAGAGAGATGTACAGGCAGACCAACCATTTTGGAGGCGGCCGTTGTCAGAGAACAATAGACTGATACCTAATAACCGGGACGTTCCGTTTTATTCGTTCCTTTATGGCGGGGCTTTTGAAGGTCTGGCGGCGGCAACTCGGGCGGCGGCAGTTGGGGGTGCGGCGGCGCAATCTGGCATCGAGATAGGTGCCGGCTCTTCTGCCCTTGGCCCTGTTGTAGCGTTCTCATTTTTGGGTATAGCGGTAGGTGTTACCATCTACGGCGTTGCCACCGCGGACAACCTAAACGTCCCCGCCGATATTCATAGAGATCTGCCCGTCATGGGCCATAGTAGCGCTTGGGAAAGTGATAACTACATGGGTAGCGATATCGGACCCAGCTTGGTCGATTTGGCAGTGCCTATAAATGCGGCGGCCTCGGCCCCAGCCGCCGCCTCTGCCACCGAAGCCGCATCAACAACACAAGGGGATGGTTATCTACGAAAGATCGAAGAGAGATGTTTCAAACTGTACCACCAATTTCCCTTTCAGCGAATGGGAATATGGAGAAATGCGGACACATCCGCTGTGCGGGCACAATATCAAAAAGTAATTAGTATAATACAAAACCGCTTCCCCGGACTGTTCGAACAGGTGTGCCAAGAAGGTTGGCATTTTGACCCAAGTTTACTGGACTCGAGGGCCTGCGAAGCTTTTACAAGGAGCGCTCTTTTTATTGGTGCAAGATTGGGAAGCCTTGCAAGTGGAGTAGATGGAAGCGGTCTGACATCATCGTGGGAAAGCTCCCTAAAGCGCTTCTTACAAGGGTTTTGTTGCATACGAGCTATCGCACCCTAAAGGGTGCTACTCCCTTTAGTGGATTAGTGGAGCGAATTGCATGAACATACAACGGAACTTGGCAAAAGGAGTTCATTATGCCGGTAGGATTTAGAGATAGAGAAGCAAGGAGATTGTCGCTTGAGCTTTTCGGTGGGGCGCGGGTGCCTGATGAAGCGGCCGCCGGGTTGCTTGGAAAGCTGGATGTGTCTGCTGAAGCAAGTGCGCGAGCGGTTTTAGATGCGTTTGGCGTTACTTCTGCCGCGGCCCTAGCAGGTGACAGGAGCGGTAGTTGGGTTGCCGGCGAATTGGCAGGGGGCGCAAAAGCGGGGCCGCTCGGTGACGGAAGGGCTTATGTTGCTCGGATGGTGGATCTAGCAAGGTTGCCTTCGGGAAGCAAATTGAACCCGGCATCCCCTGAATTTGACCGTGGTCTGGCGGCGGCGGTATTGGGAATAGATGGCCTGCGTGAGCTTACGAGGGCAATTGACACCGCCATAGTAGCAGGCGCCGTGCGGTTTGCAGGTGCGGGCGATCCCGATAGCCTGTCCGATCCCAGCCGGGAGGGAGGCGTGTCTGTCGCTTCTGGTGGCGACGAACTGC
This genomic stretch from Deltaproteobacteria bacterium CG11_big_fil_rev_8_21_14_0_20_49_13 harbors:
- a CDS encoding IS5/IS1182 family transposase, producing MIPIIPRKSNSRKPNPEFDSYLYKLRHLAENLFARL